From the Candidatus Schekmanbacteria bacterium genome, the window AGTTGGATTAGGGGTATGAGACCCCTGTTAGAGAAAGGAGGTTAGTAGTATGGCGCAGGGAACCGTTAAATGGTTCAACGAGAAGAAAGGGTTTGGTTTCATTTCAAGAGAAGGTGAAGAGGATGTTTTTGTCCACTACACAGCGATTGAAGGAGCAGGCTTTAAAACCCTTTCAGAAGGACAAACAGTAGAATTTGAAATTCAGGAGGGGCCAAAGGGTCTTCACGCAGTAAATGTGAAGCCATTATAAAAGAATTGAAAAAAAATATAAAGCGGCTTTAGTTTTTAAAGCCGCTTTTTTTAATTTCTAAAAAGTGAAATCTTCTACAATTAAAAAAAGGAGAATTTCATATGAGAAAGATGTCAGAAGAAGAAACAAGAAACTTCATCAATGAATGGACATGGTGCACAATAACCGCTGTAAAAGACGACAGACCATATGCAATAGAGGTAACCTATGTTACTGATGGGGAATATATCTACTGTGGTTCGAGACCCGGCGGGACAATGCACAATTGCATTAAAAAGAACAACAACATTCTGATAAAAATATGCGACGCCGATAGAGATTATCCGCAATGGAGAGC encodes:
- a CDS encoding cold-shock protein, coding for MAQGTVKWFNEKKGFGFISREGEEDVFVHYTAIEGAGFKTLSEGQTVEFEIQEGPKGLHAVNVKPL